The genomic region ACACCAATGGTAGTTTTGATATTGGCCTGTAACTGCTTGGAAGAGATGGATCCAAATTTGGTTTCTTTAATATTGGTTCAACAATAGCTTGTTTAAAATAGCTGGGAACTGAGCCAGTAAATAAGTAATAAGTAAGTAATAAGCCAATTAATAAGCTACTCAAATAATCACACCAAAAGCAGTCCGTGTGTATAGAATAATTACACATATATAGTAGGCCCGAAACACAGTTCAGCAACCCGGCTGTGCCTTTTATTGCTTCAACAGTGTTTACTTTTTTTCGAAGTGTACTGCAGGATATAACATGTGGCACAACACGCTGGTGTtcttattcaacaaaacatgaTGGAAGGAAGCGATAAAAGTCGGCTTGTCTGTCAAACAAGTAGAAGCaacatgttttatataaacACACGTGTTGCATTCCTCATGCCAGACATGTGTCAGTTTATGTAACACActacgatttaaaaaaaaaaatttatttgcttgttttttcagtTGAGCTGGTTCTATTTGCCCAAAGCTGTCACACACTCCTggcctttcaaagtaaaaacagTAGATGCATTCAAATCTCCTGGGCAGCAGAGTCCTGGTGGTGAGATTTAACTATAATGACCATTGTGGAAGATCTGTAGGCTTCCAGCCAAGCCATGACACCACATATCAGACATGTGCTCTACTTGTGGTGTAATGAATAACCTGCAAATGTCGTAGGCTCACCACCTTGCCTAAAGCTGTAGTCACAAACTGATGACCTTTGTTCTTACTGGGGTCCATACAAGCCAACATTACATCATCATATAAAACATCATAAAGCAAATTATGTAATGAATTGAAGAAATTGAGTAAAGCGCAAGAAaacattataaataaacaacaatgaaACTAATGTTATGGTCATAACCATAACTATAACatttatgtgtgcgtgtgttaatTTaggattgtttatttatttttttaattcatcctTTATTTAATCGGAAAGTCGAttaaagtctcttttttaaGGTGAATGTGGCCAAGAAGGGACACCTTTACAAAACAGTCAGCAGTTGGAAACATAGAAATACAGTATAAGagacataaacataaacagagTTTATACAGTTCTGAAGGATTTGAAAAGGTCTTCTCGACCCTGCAGGTTAGTAATCCAAAACAGTGAAAACCCATGTTTGAGAATAATATTGTAAAATGTATAACCTCCGCTTGAATGTACAGTTTAATTTGAGACAATACTTTTCATTTTTGAGCTCCAGAACAACTGAGTACAAATACTGCTGTTAAAACTGGATTAATATTAACCACAAACTTAGAGCATGTAGGTTTATCCAGCAATAGTTCAAGATACATAACACCAACAGCTGTACTAAACTGTAACTCTATGAAATTGTGCGTTTTATACATTTAAggcatttatttttgctttatttttttaaaggttaaatgtttttcatcatatgcatgtgaaaaaattgttcttttttgttttgttttaaagaaaatctacCTGCTACATTCAAGGAGTGGAAAAATATATGGTGCTTAAGGTGGTGGGTTTTTAAGAGAATAATAGTGATGGTATGAGACAGGTGAGGAAATGCACGACTGGTTCAGCTTCCTCATCTGTCACATATCTGGATGATGACACTCACTCTGACATGGAAAACTAGAGCATAGGGCAAGGAATAATCATAAATGCACACCTGTGTGATTCATCCATGCTTTTCTGTGTATGTCACggaaaaaatatgaataacaTTGTAAACAATCATTACATCAGAATCTATTTCAACTTAAGGGAAGGATATAAATTTCAGAGTTTGAATTATTTCTCTTTAACGTTctgctttattatttatttatattgatgAATATATTTTTTGAATAACTCAGATAAATGAGTTGTTCGAATGCTTTTGGTCATTTGAAACACAATGATCGGTTGAAAAAGTAAActataataatgtaaatgtaataagcATACACTGATTATTCAAATGTGCCAGAAAGTTCCTGATTCTTTAATACACGGACATTTCTTTTCACAATATTGGAAACAACCATTACACAGATTCAGTTATTGGAGCAGCTTAATATTTTATAGTTAATCTTCAAACCTAGAAAATGAACCAAGACCAACTTACACAATAATTCAATAATTTCTTAAGCAGTTCAGTCTATTTGTGTTTTGCACAACCATTAACCAGGCTTTGTACTTTCTTTATGAATGTTATAGTAaacttatgttttattttagtgactttatattttattgttaaatGTATGGCATCAAAAAACCACCACCAACAAAAACAATCTGACCTGTCAGTTCTTTTTAATCACTGACATGTGATCATGATTTAGTTATTTAAAAAGATAATCAGCTGCTCATCAGTAAATAGGGAATTTCCCTTGCTGATAACTGACTGATAGCTCTGACTAGCCTCTCATTATCTCCACCCACATGCCATCATTACAGTCATGCTGACCTCAGGTGGAAATGTTGGAGTACTGCAATTTAGATCTACCTTCCCCCACTCCCCACCCACCATAAAGTTTTGACTGTATTGTCAAATAGACATATCAATATGTTTTCACATATATATGGATTCATATGTatgtacagacacacaaacatatacaaTATTATCAGCTGGGAGGGAACAATTTCACAAAAAGTATGGAGAGCTTCTTCATGCATGGTGTAGACAGCCTGTGCACTTTAGTATCACCATTTTTCCGTAAGACAAACAGAGCAGCTATCACAAAAAAAGATAACCTTCTAAGGTCACAAGGAATTTGACTGTTAAAGTCACACGTGGCTTGTTTGTTCATGATTTGAACACAGAGCTTTTTTAGTCGTTTAAAGAGAAATTGTGTCTTTCAAAGAGCAGTTTTTCCATGTAGGGAACTTACTGAATTCCAAAGCAACTTCTTTAAAAGGCAAAGAATTTAAATAATATGTTATTGAGACTTCATAAAAAATAGCCAGGCATCATGGTCGTGGACTGCCAGGCATCCAGAAATGTTTGTGGGATTATTCTTTTCCCTGTGTCCTATAAGTGGCTCAAGAGAAGGGATGTTTTCTCAGGACCTTTACCAGAGGGCTGGGCTTTGGTTGGATAAGAGGGTTGGCTGCTTTGCCTGCAAAtcgacaagaaagaaaaaaaaatggaaaagaggGAGGGCAGAGTCAGTGTTCGGGGAAGGCCTTTTTCAGCCCTTCTTCTCTTTCACTTTATAGGTCCTCCAAACACCCACCCacatactgacacacacacacacacacacacagatagcaGAACCTACTAGACAAAGTCAGGAAGTGACATCACCTACAGGAAGAGAAGGCAAatatcttttttctcttttagtgTGTTGTCTGTTTTCCTGAGGGAAGTTGGAGCCCCTTAAGACCGTTAGCAACTAGCAGAGAGAAAATTCAGAGGACCTAGAGGGGGCAGAGTCACTGAAGCAGGCTTTCACAGGGAGTTTAGAATCAAAGGATCCAGACACTCGAATCCTCCCTGAACTTCCCACAACTCTCCACCACATTCCAAATACTCCGCTGCAGGATTTCGGCCAGGTACAGTGCACAGAGATTTTCCATTCTGTAATGTCTTGTTTTGCTTTCCCACTGACAATTTGTTTCTTGTTGTTGCTGCACCACGAAATGAAAGAGTTTCAAGAAATTGCAGTGTCTGATGGAAAACTggtagaaaaagaagaaaacaaagcatgCATGCCACATTGCATGCTCTAACATGCTTCAGTGTGACTGCTCAGGCAAGTAAGGACAGAAATTGGTCAACAGTCACTTCCTCCTTCATACTGTCACTTTTGTATAAATCATAACTGTTTTCGTATCCCAAAGATGTCTGAGCTGAATCTTTAACTGAACCAGTGTCTCTCAGAGTTTAGGAGTGAATGAAGCTCTGTCTAACTCTCGTTTGTTATGGACATATTCAGAGCTATCGACTGACCACGTATTCAAGTTCCCCCAGTGGTGAGTTTTGAACTGAGATCAGGCAAACTATGAAAGCTAGTGGAAAGAGCCAATGGAGATGAtcacatgtgtttttatttttagccatTGCCTTTTCCTCAGATTAAGACAGGAGGGACCCCAGTCCTCCAGAAGCTTTACAAACATGCGAGAGGCCTGTGGGTTGTGATTTTTGAGGTTATTTTGTCAATAGAAAGATAACAACACCCATATCAATATCACGTGTTGGGAGTACAGACTGGCATGAAGTGACAGAAACATCTGCTAATTCAAGTCACCAGAGCCTCAGTTACAACCGTGGGAAATTCTGAATACGGCAGTTAACCCTCTCCAGGCAgacgttgcagatttgcaacagttaagaactaacaacctgattaccccacatacatattttatgagttttttttactcagaagtaccactgcaggacttggttgtgcattagcaacaaaaaacgTAATTTgggcctgagagggttaacaaTGGGACTCAGGACTCAATGCGGCTGCAGTATCATGTGTTGCAATCACAGCTGCTTTAATCTAGGTGTCAGATCTCTGGACATTCTTCCCACATCCTTCAAACGGTGAATAGAAATGTACAATTCAATTCGGTTTTGCCACGCTAACACGTTTACAAAACATATTTGAGACTATAAAATGTAACCGTCCATCTTCTTGTTTTAAAGTAAATCCTCCAAGTTAAtatttgtgtccttgggcaagacacttcacccgttgcctactggtggtggtcagagggcccggtggcgccagtgtccggcagcctcgcctctgtcagtgcggcccagggcagctgtggcaacaatgtagctgccatcaccagtgtgtgaatgtgtgtgtgaatgggttgatgactggatgtagtgtaaagtgctttagggtccttagggacttgtaaagtgctatacaaatacaggccatttaccatttaccatattataTCAAATAAATTGTGCAATCATTACTGCTtcattaccatgacattcaaaACCTGTGAGGTCATGCTCCCAATACAAGCAAATCACCAGACAGATGGACAATAGTTTTGCACAAAAAATATCCATAAACTCTTAATTTAATTTCATATCCACTTTCTCAAGGAAGAATGGGCCGTTTTCTATCCatatttagtgtgtgtgtgtgtgtgtgtgtgcgtgcgtgcgtgcgtgcgtgtgtgtgtgtgtgtgtcccgcACAAAATTAAAGTTGTGGTTCTGCCTTTAAGAGCATTAAAACTATTTGACTCAGGACATTTTCTCACACAGTCCTCTTGAGGACAGTTTAATCTTTAGTGGATCACAGCATACTATTCATTTTCCCAGTTATGCCTGACTCAATTGGCCTGACTTTTGGTACAGCAGACTGAAAGTGTTGCTATTTTTACTGGTAGCTGCAACTGAAAACTTTGCTTTGAGGTCATTTGGGTCACAAAGAGCAGCTGTGactataaaaaaacattttagctgGTCTTCTTTAGGAAAAtgtaggtttttgttttgttttttttactttatggtAGCTATAACAATTGTTGTAATTAAATATTGCATGaattgttttatcttttatgttttattcacCCCAAAACATGCCTGTTATTGTCTTCACAGTGCCATCGTGCCAAATGAAAACAAGAGCTCCTTGCAGTCTCTACACGACAGACGCGAACCACCTGTGACCATTCCAAGAGCTGAAATCAGACTGGTTCCCCTCTCCCAGGAAGGCTACACGTTCTCATACTCCAACCTAATTATTTTTCATCATTGCGCACTCTCCCCTTATCTCAGGGGAAATAACTGAGTCAATGGCATTGTGTCTTGGTCAAGTGTTTAGCAAAGACAAAACATTTAGGCCAAAGAAGCGCTTTGAGCCCGGTACGCAGCGGTTTGAACTGTACAAGAAGGCCCAGGCTTCGCTCAAATCTGGCTTGGACCTGAGGAAAGTAGTTCAGCTCCCAGAAGGCGAGAACCTCAATGACTGGATTGCTGTTCACGTGGTggatttcttcaacagaattaaCCTAATCTATGGCACAGTGAGCGAGTACTGCAGCGAGCGCACGTGCCCTATCATGTCTGGGGGACTGAGATATGAGTACAGATGGCAGGACGGTAAAGACTACAAGAGACCCACCAAGCTGCCTGCTCTCAAGTACATGAATCTGCTGATGGACTGGATAGAGTCACTGATCAATAATGAGGAAATCTTCCCCACAAGAGTAGGTGTGTGTGAGGAGTTTACAAATGAAACCATCGGACTGCTCTTGAGTGCGTAAGCTAATACATGACTGAGTGCTGGCTGCAGAGATTTTATACTAAAGTGTCAGCACAGAGTGCAGAGGTTGTCTCCTTCATTAAGCTCACGAATGCAATGATTGAGTTCAAGGAGAGGTTAATTAGACAATAAAATGTTG from Astatotilapia calliptera chromosome 23, fAstCal1.2, whole genome shotgun sequence harbors:
- the mob3c gene encoding MOB kinase activator 3C isoform X2, which codes for MALCLGQVFSKDKTFRPKKRFEPGTQRFELYKKAQASLKSGLDLRKVVQLPEGENLNDWIAVHVVDFFNRINLIYGTVSEYCSERTCPIMSGGLRYEYRWQDGKDYKRPTKLPALKYMNLLMDWIESLINNEEIFPTREYLSPRTSSRCARRS
- the mob3c gene encoding MOB kinase activator 3C isoform X1, giving the protein MALCLGQVFSKDKTFRPKKRFEPGTQRFELYKKAQASLKSGLDLRKVVQLPEGENLNDWIAVHVVDFFNRINLIYGTVSEYCSERTCPIMSGGLRYEYRWQDGKDYKRPTKLPALKYMNLLMDWIESLINNEEIFPTRVGVPFPKNFQQVCKKILSRLFRVFVHVYIHHFDSICSMGAEAHINTCYKHYYYFISEFNLIDHSELEPLKEMTEKICN